One genomic window of Parasteatoda tepidariorum isolate YZ-2023 chromosome 9, CAS_Ptep_4.0, whole genome shotgun sequence includes the following:
- the LOC107456560 gene encoding uncharacterized protein, whose product MDNLQPELIKEEELTIEPEIVVIKENTDIVPSVDKQESPPNINIIKDNTSSQQELREGIILLITSDTGSQRSLTGSPNNLSEYYLLPVSSETLTAHRRHSLRDQSDKNHHHHHQERKASCPDTGLHVSPLKSRRNSSCSRNSELDINKDRLTPSSFSSRRASNASVCHSRRSSNCSIAGVHRKNRSRRSSVSSVSHSRRSSSPSHKSSSNCSRRSSHVDSDDDSILHHHHHHRGSRTSLDPLHPGSIAFVDINGVSRDSNLLPHQAKNGLSENEELEVNGIPQSHRKIIIMVIGSISIFILVMSVVLIAVSLSLSPTIDDLVIQREKERELINKVCCLEQGLNATDT is encoded by the coding sequence atggataatttgCAACCAGAActtataaaagaagaagaacTAACCATCGAACCAGAAATAgttgtaataaaagaaaatacagacATAGTTCCTTCAGTTGACAAACAAGAGTCACCTCCAAACATAAACATCATAAAAGATAACACCAGTAGTCAGCAAGAACTACGTGAGGGTATTATACTACTGATAACATCGGATACAGGCAGTCAGCGTTCATTAACAGGTTCACCCAATAATCTTTCTGAGTACTATTTGCTGCCTGTATCTTCAGAAACTCTCACAGCCCACAGACGACACTCTTTGAGAGATCAATCCGATAAAAATCATCACCACCACCACCAAGAAAGAAAGGCTTCGTGTCCTGATACTGGACTACATGTTAGTCCACTTAAAAGTAGAAGAAACAGCTCCTGTAGTCGAAATTCTGAGTTAGACATCAATAAAGACAGATTAACTCCGTCCTCCTTTTCAAGTAGACGTGCCAGCAACGCAAGCGTTTGCCATTCAAGAAGATCCTCCAATTGCAGCATCGCTGGAGTACATCGCAAGAATCGCAGCAGGAGATCCAGCGTTAGTAGCGTTAGTCATAGTCGCAGATCTAGCTCACCCAGTCACAAGTCTAGCAGCAACTGTAGTCGTCGATCTTCGCACGTAGATTCTGATGATGATTCAATTCTTCATCACCACCATCATCATAGGGGATCCAGGACCAGCTTGGATCCACTACATCCAGGCTCTATAGCTTTCGTTGATATTAATGGTGTCAGTAGGGACTCGAACTTACTCCCCCATCAGGCAAAAAATGGACTATCTGAAAATGAGGAATTAGAAGTTAATGGCATACCACAAAGTCACAGAAAGATTATCATCATGGTTATTGGATCTATATCGATCTTCATTTTGGTGATGTCGGTGGTCCTTATTGCTGTTTCATTGTCTTTGTCGCCGACTATTGACGATTTGG